One window of Hujiaoplasma nucleasis genomic DNA carries:
- a CDS encoding ATP-binding cassette domain-containing protein, translating into MLIEKIRIEPKTDQYPFNMKLFNQSLTFDLRSPVTLILGENGSGKSSFLKILQAKLKLIEIKIPNQHSKKQIDGSAVSLWPNIKKVKGFYFESLSFVNYLEYMINEIDQANQEIKRVDDTYKNKSEYSKIMAKSPYRKTIHELENMYSKDLSKSSHGEAYLDFFASRIKDNQLYLLDEPETPLSIQNQLTLMAMIMDACKRGCQFIIASHSPILTALPQACIYQIKNESFIKTDYEDIDSINLLRQFLNHKETFIKHLTDEEIYE; encoded by the coding sequence ATGCTGATAGAAAAAATAAGAATCGAACCCAAGACTGATCAATACCCTTTTAATATGAAATTATTTAATCAATCCTTGACCTTTGATTTAAGATCCCCAGTTACACTTATTTTAGGAGAAAACGGTTCAGGTAAATCTTCTTTCTTAAAAATACTTCAAGCAAAACTTAAACTCATAGAAATTAAAATACCCAATCAACATAGTAAAAAACAAATAGATGGTTCAGCTGTAAGTCTATGGCCAAACATTAAAAAAGTCAAAGGATTTTATTTCGAGAGTTTATCTTTTGTTAATTATTTAGAATATATGATCAATGAGATTGATCAAGCCAATCAAGAAATCAAAAGAGTTGATGATACCTATAAAAATAAGTCAGAATATTCAAAAATCATGGCTAAGTCTCCTTATAGAAAAACCATTCACGAGCTTGAAAATATGTATTCAAAAGATTTGTCTAAATCATCTCATGGTGAAGCTTATCTTGACTTCTTCGCTTCAAGGATTAAAGACAATCAATTGTATCTATTAGATGAGCCAGAAACACCCCTATCCATTCAAAATCAATTAACCTTGATGGCTATGATTATGGATGCATGTAAAAGAGGTTGTCAATTTATCATCGCTAGTCATTCACCCATTCTCACAGCCTTACCTCAAGCATGTATTTACCAGATTAAGAATGAATCTTTTATAAAAACTGATTATGAGGATATTGATAGCATTAACTTATTAAGACAATTTTTAAACCATAAAGAAACTTTTATTAAACATTTAACAGATGAGGAAATCTATGAATAA
- a CDS encoding aminoglycoside 6-adenylyltransferase, giving the protein MNKHEQLLEKVIKIAKDNIHIRVLEMNGSRVNPNIEPDDYQDFDMVFYVDNYPSFIEDESWLNVFDKPLLRQTTKDQRDGDANQSFIYMMQFENGARLDLSICDVKELSMNQRDSLSVILIDKDNYQLEDYQNESSYYIQTITEKEFNYSCNEFYWLIPYVSKGIKRKQYFYAHKHLQLIRKELELMLDWWIGDQKGFNQSVGKAKSRYKDLLDKDIYQQYIKTYTNLEEKNLWQALEQALNLYHHLALHLSNKYKYPYQKNLKDKVLKFIKNNY; this is encoded by the coding sequence ATGAATAAACATGAACAATTATTAGAAAAAGTCATTAAGATAGCCAAAGATAATATACATATTCGTGTTCTAGAAATGAATGGTTCAAGGGTAAATCCAAACATTGAACCTGATGATTATCAGGACTTTGATATGGTTTTCTATGTAGATAATTACCCATCATTCATCGAAGATGAATCATGGTTAAATGTCTTTGATAAGCCATTATTAAGACAAACAACAAAGGATCAAAGAGATGGTGATGCCAATCAATCATTCATCTATATGATGCAATTTGAAAATGGGGCTAGACTTGATTTAAGTATTTGTGATGTTAAAGAATTAAGTATGAATCAAAGAGATTCCTTATCAGTAATATTAATTGATAAAGATAATTATCAACTAGAAGATTATCAAAACGAATCATCTTATTATATACAAACCATCACTGAAAAAGAATTTAATTATTCTTGTAATGAGTTTTATTGGTTAATTCCTTATGTTTCTAAAGGGATTAAAAGAAAACAATATTTTTATGCTCACAAACACCTTCAACTCATCAGAAAAGAATTAGAACTTATGTTGGACTGGTGGATAGGAGATCAAAAAGGCTTTAATCAATCCGTGGGTAAAGCAAAAAGTAGGTATAAAGATTTATTAGATAAAGATATCTACCAACAATATATAAAAACCTACACCAACTTAGAAGAAAAAAATCTTTGGCAAGCCCTTGAACAAGCTCTTAATTTATACCATCATCTTGCCTTACACTTATCAAATAAATATAAATACCCTTATCAAAAAAATCTCAAAGATAAAGTTCTTAAATTTATAAAAAACAATTATTAA